A segment of the Streptomyces sp. XD-27 genome:
GCCGGACGCCCTCGGTGTAGCTGGCCAGCGAGAGCGGCTGCTCCAGCTTGGGCCCCGCGACCACCGTCCCCCGGCCGTGCCGCCGCAGCCGCCCCTCCAGCAGCAGCTCGCGCAGCGCCTGCCGCAGGGTCTCCCGCGACACCTCGAACCGCAGCGCGAGATCCCGCTCGGTGGGCAGCGGCTCCCCCTCGCCCAGCTCGTCGAGGAGCGCGGCGATCTCGGCCTTGGCCGCGTAGTACTTGGGGATACGGCCGTGCTCGGGGATCCCGGCGCGCACGGGCGCGCCGGGCTTCTGGTCGTTCGGATAGTCCACGGGGCGATCCTCGCACCTCGGCGGAGGGGCCCGTGGCCCCGCGAACAACCCCACGGGAATGTGCCGTGAAGGAATGGGATGCGCCCTGTGGGCACGATGTACCGCGAGGCGAGAAATGCGGGAAGCGGATCTATCTGTGGGTCGCGCCTGCTACGCCATGCGGTCGACCGCGTCCTTGGCCTCCTTGAGGCCGGCGCCCGTGACCTCGCGGTAGACCTTGATGGCCTGGACCTTCTTTCCATTCCGCGCGAGCTCGGCGACCCGTCCGAGTTCCGGGTCGTCCTCGCGGAGGCCCAGGGGCGCGAGCCGCCATTCCCCGGAATGGCCGGGCGGGAGCGCCGCATCGGTGATGAGGTCGGCCAACTGCCGGGCCGGCCCGGTGGGGTTGGCCGGGTGGACGAGCTCGGTGCGGTGCACCAGGCGGGCCTCCGCCACCGGAACGGCCGCCCCGCCGAGGGTGGCGGCCAGCGGCAGGGGGAGGGCGGCAAGGCCGTGGCCGGCGGCGGCGAGTGCGGCGAGGCCGTGCAGGTCGGTTCCGCGGTGGCGGATCCGAGGCCGGAAGCCGTCAGCGCGGCACACGGCGCGCAGCCGGTCGAGGGGGATGGCGGTGTCGGGGGCATCGATCCACTGGGCTTGCACCAGGTCGGTCAGGCGCACGGAGCCGCGCAGTGCCAGGGGATGGTCGCGGGGGAAGAGCACGGCCAGGGTCTCCTCGGCTGCGGCGAGGGTGGTCGTGGGCCCCAGGTCGGGCAGCGGCAGCGGGTCGCTGGGGGCGGCCACGCCGTCGACGAGGCCGAGGTCCGCGCGCCCGGTGAGCACATCCTCGATCACCGCGTCCCGGCCGAGCGTGCGTACCTCAAGGTCCAACGGGCGGGCGAGGGCGTGCAGTTGGGCCAGGGCCCGCGCGACGCCGGGGCCGAGAGCGGCGGGCGAACACGCCAGGGTCAGGCGCGTGGAGTGGGCGCGGTGCAGGCGGGCGATGTCGGCGCGGGCGACATCCAGGCGCAGCAGCAGGGCAGGGGCGTGCTCCATCAGCCGTTCCCCTGCCGGTGTGGGAGCCACGGGGCGGCGCTCGACCAGCCGGGTGCCCAGGTCGGCCTCCAGGGCGGCGATGTGCTGGGAGACAGCGGACTGGGTGTAGCCGAGGGCCGAGGCGGCGGCGGAGAACGAGCGGTGGTCGAGGACGGCGACGAAGGTACGGAGCAGATGCGGATCCATGCGCATCAGCATCGCTTATGCGCGATGCAGTGATCATCGTTGGACCTGATGCGGGGCAGGGCCGCAGGATCGTCGCCATGAACCGCACCGCGAACCACACCACGACCCACACCGCACGCATCGCCCTGGTCGGGGACCGCTCGGACGCCGTCCGATCCCATGCCCGCGTCCCCGGCCTGCTCGACGCGCTGCGCGTGCGCGACGGGCTGGATCTGGATGCCTACTGGATCCCCACCGAGGACGCCGACCAGGGCATGGACGGCTTCGACGCGGTCTGGGTCCTGCCCGGCAGCCCCTACCGCAGCGAGGCCGGCGTCCTGGCGGCGATCCGCGCGGCCCGCGAAGGCGGCATCCCCTTCCTGGGCACCTGCGGCGGCTTCCAGCACGCGCTGCTGGAGTACGCCCGCAACGTCTGCGGCATGACGCGCGCCGGCCACGCCGAGAACGACCCGGAAACCGCCGGTGAGGACGCCGTGGTCGTTCCGCTGGCCTGCTCCCTGGTCGGCCACGAAGGCACCGTCAAGGTCGCCCCCGGCTCCCGCGCCGCCCACCTGCTCGGCGCCGACCGTACGCAGGCGCGCTACCACTGCGCCTACGGCCCCAATCCCCACCACCTCGACGTCCTGCGCGACCATGGCCTGGCCTTCACCGGTACCGACGAGTCCGGCGACATCCGCATCGCCGAACTCCCCGCCCACCCCTTCTTCCTGGCCACCCTCTTCCAGCCGGAGCTGGACGGCGACGGCACTCGGGCCCACCCGCTGATCACCGGGCTGGCCGCGGCCGCCGTCGACCACGCCCGCGCCCGATGAACGTCAACGGCGGAGGCGGCGGGCGGCTGTGACCAGGGCGGTTCCGGCCAGGAGGCAGGCCGCGCTGAGCGCCGCCAGCGGCAGCAGGGCGTCTCGACCCCTGCGGTCCGGGCGGCCGGTGTCGGCGAGGGCGGGTGGGCTGCCGGCGAGCGGGTCGCCGCCGGGGGTGGCGGCGGGCGGTCGCGGGTCGGTGGGGGCCTCGGGCACCTTGTCCTTGGCGGCTCCGGTGCCGGCGTCCGCGTCCGCGCTCTCGCTCTCCTCGCCCCGCTCCTTCCTCTGTTCCGTTCCCGGGCCCTCGGTGACGCCGAAGGTGTAGTCGCGGGACTGGCCCACCCAGTCCCCGTCGTCGCCGCGGCGCTGCACCGTGGTGACGTTGGCGGTGACCTCGCCGATCGGGGCGGTCCGGGTGAACCGGGACCGCAGCGTCACGGTGACCGTCCGCCCCGGCGGTACGGCGAAGCCCGGGAAGCCGTCGCCCTCGAAGACCCCCACGTTCTCGTCCTCGTCGGTGCTCTCGAACCGTACGGCGCGCCATCGGCTCGCCTCGACGTCGTAGAACTCGAAGCTGATGTGCTCAGGACGCAGCGCACGGTGCTCGTCGGCCAGCACGACGACGGGATGGATGGCGCGGCACGCGGCGCGGGTGGTGTTGCGCAGCTCCAGGTGCCAGGCGCGCCAGTAGCCGCCGCGCGGGAACTCGGCCGGTCCGTCCCGCAGCTCCGCGCGCAGCGGGAACTCCGTACCGTCGCGGTCCCCGCACACGGGGCGGCAGCCGAGCCGCGGTCGGGGGACGCCGGCGGAGGCGCGGGGGTGGGCCCAGGGGCTGGGACCGGGGCTGGGACTGAGGCCGTGGCGACGGCGGGTACGGGGGCGGCGGGGACGGGGGCGTGGGTGGCGGCTTGTGCGTGGGCCGCCGCCGGGGACGGGGCGAACGGTGACGACGGGAGAGACGCGAGCGCGGCCGCGGCCGCGGCGGCACAGACGGCGGGGGCGCTGGGCAGACGCATGACGAACCTTTGCTGCCGTGCTTTCCGGGCTGACTGCGTTCTTCCCCGCCCGGACGGGGAAGCCCTGGCGTCGTCCGTCGATGCCCTCCGACTGGCGGTCAGGATCCCCCTCGATCAGCCCAGTTTCCGGGGGGCTGGCCCCGGTTTCCGGGGGCCAGCCCCGATTCCGGGGCGGGGACCGGCTGGTTTCTGAGCGGGGACCCGCCCGGTTCCAGGCCCGGAGTCGCCCGGTTCCAGGCCTCAGGGCCCGGCCGGTTCCCTCCCTCGCGGTCTACGCGGTCTTCCCCGCCCCGGCCTGTCCGGCGGGCATCCGGCGGGCGAACAGCGGCGCCAGCACCAGCTGCGCCGCGCCCTCCGCGACCGCGCGCCCGCCCCGACCGGCCACCGCCACCGGTACCGCCGCGCCGCCGCGCCGCGCCGCCTCCTCGTGCAGGGCCTCGCGAACCCCGTGCAGATATGGTCCGGGGTCGGCCAGTACGGTCCGGCCGCCCAGCAGGACGCGGTCGATGTCGAGCAGCCGTACGAGGTTGGCGGCGCCGACGCCGAGCAGCCGCGCCGCCCGCGCGGTGTCGCCGCCCGCGGCCGCCGCCAGGCAGAGCGCCTCGATACAGCCCCGGTTGCCGCAGCCGCAGCGCGGCCCGTCCAGCTGGATCACCTGGTGGCCGAACTCCCCCGCGTCGGTGCGCGCGCCCCGGTACACCGCACCGCCCAGCACCAGCCCGGCGCCGAGGCCCGTCCCGAGATGCAGATACGCGAACGACTCGGCGGCGCCGGGTACGTCGGCCGCGCGCAGGGCGAGGCCGAGCGCGGCGGCGTTGGTGTCCTTGTCGAGGACGACAGGGAGGCCGAGCCGTTCGGCGAGCGCGTCGCGCAACGGGTAGCCGTCCCAGCCGGGGAAGCCGGTGACGCGGCGCAGGACGCCGGAGACGTGGTCGAGCGGGCCGGGAGCGGCGACCCCGACCCCGAGCACGGCGCCGGGCGTACCACCCCCCGCGCCTCTTACTTCCCGGGTGCCCCCCGTGTCCCCTGCTTCCCCCGCCTCCCTGGCGTCCCCTGCGTTCCCCACACCCCCCGCCAGCAGCGCCGCGACCTCCGCCACCGCCGTGTCCAGGACCGCCTCCGCGCCGGCGCCCAGGTCGAGCGGGGTCTCGCGGACGACCAGCGGCTCGCCGGTGAGGTCGGTCCGTACCGCCGTCAGCCGGTCGCGGTCGAGATGGAGGCCCACGGCGCCGCGCGCCCCGCGCACCAGCCGCAGGACCGTGCGCGGCTTGCCGCCGGTGGAGGGGCGGTGGCCGGCCTCGGCGACCAGGCCGTCCGCCCGCAGCCGCGCCGTGATCTTGCTGACGGCCTGCGGGGTGAGGCCGGTGTGCTCGGCGAGCTCCAGTCTGCTCGCCCCCTCCTCGCCCGCGTCGCGGAGCAGGCCGAGGACGAGCGCGGCGTTGTGGCCGCGCAGAACCGTCAGATTGGCGCCGAGGTCGCCGCTGTCACCGCCGTGAAGTTGCCGCACGCCTCCATTGTCCCCGCCGCTTGCGCTTAAGCAACGCTGTTGCCAAAGTGGAGTCCATGGATGGCATCCCTGGCACCCCCCTCCGCCCCGGCACGCCCCTCCGCGTCGGGCTCATCGGCTACGGTCTCGCGGGCTCCGTCTTCCACGCCCCGCTGATCGCGGCCACCGACGGTCTCGTCCTCGACACCGTGGTGACCGGCGACCCCGAGCGGCAGCGACAGGCCCTCGACGAGCACCCGGACGTGCGGTGCGCGGCGTCGTCCGACGCGTTGTGGGATCGGGCCGAGGACCTCGACCTGGTCGTCATCGCCTCCCCCAACCGCACCCACGTCCCCCTCGCCCGTACCGCCCTGGAGGCGGGGCTGCCGGTCGTCGTGGACAAACCGCTGGCCGCGACGGCGGCCGAGGCGGAAGGGCTGGCCGCGCTCGCCGACGACCGCGGGCTGCTGCTGAGCGCCTTCCAGAACCGCCGCTGGGACAACGACTTCCGTACCGTCCGGCGGCTCCTCGCCGACGGCGCCCTGGGCGACGTCCACCGGTTCGAGTCGCGGTTCGAGCGCTGGCGGCCCGTACTCAAGGGCGGCTGGCGGGAGTCCGGCGACCCGGCCGAGGTCGGCGGGCTCCTCTACGACCTCGGCAGCCACCTCGTCGACCAGGCGCTCACCCTGTTCGGCCCGGCGGCTTCCGTCTACGCCGAGGTCGACGTGCGCCGACGGGGCGCCGCGGCCGACGACGACACGTTCATCGCGCTCACACACGCCGGCGGCGTCCGCAGCCACCTGTGGATGAGCGCCACCGCCGCGCAGCTCGGGCCGCGCTTCCGGGTGCTGGGCAGCGAGGCGGCGTACGTGAAGTACGGCCTCGACCCGCAGGAGGCGGCGCTCCGGGCGGGCGCGCGGCCCGGCGGCGACCGCCCGTGGGGCGTGGAGCCGGAGTCCGCGTGGGGCCGCGTGGGCTCCGGGGACGCGGGCGAGCCGGTGGCGACGCTGCCCGGGGACTACCCGGCGTACTACGCAGCCGTCGCCGCCGCGCTGCGCGAGGGCGGCGAACCGCCGGTTACGGCCGCGGAGGCCGCCGCCGCGCTGCGGGTCCTGGAGGCGGCCCGCGCCTCCGCCACGACGGGCCGCACGATCCACCTCGCCCCCTGACCCGGGCCCGGCCCGGCTCCGGCCGCCCGAGGCCGGGGCCCATGGCGTCGGGCCTGGCTCGACCCCGGCCGCCCGAGGCCGGTCCCGTCCCCTGACCACGGCCGCCCGGCCAGGGCCCGGCCCCGGTTCCCCGGCCCGCCCGGCCCCCGCGGGACGGAGGTCCGGCTGCGCCCCTCCAGCAGCCGGGCCTCCACGCCCCTCCCCGCGTACGGCCCGGCGCCCCGCCCTCGACGAGACCGCCCCGCCGAGCCCCCGGCACGGCGGAACCGTCCCCACTGCGCGCACCAGGCCGGGCCCGGCCCGCCACGGGGTGTCCCGTGGGTCTCTCCCCTTCCCCGCCCCTTCCCGTAACCAGGGGGCTCCGCCCCTGGACCCCGGGGCGGACCCCAAGCGGCGGAGCCGCGTCTCGGCGCGGTGTCGCGTGCAGGGGGCTCCGCCCCTGGCCACGGGGTCTGGGGCGGAGCCCCCACGCCACGGAGCCGCAGAGTCAGACACCGCAGGGAAGGGGCCAGGCATGGGCGAAGGGCGCTACTACGCCGGCTTCAGCTCCTGGCGCTGGCGGCCCAGGCCGTCGACCTCCAGTTCCACCACGTCGCCGGCCCGCAGATACGGCTTGGGGTCCGGGTGGCCCATCGCCACCCCCGCCGGGGTGCCCGTGTTGATCACGTCCCCCGGGTACAGCGTCATGAACTGGCTGACGTACCGCACCACCTGGGCCACCGGGAAGATCTGATCGGCCGTCGTACCGTCCTGCCGGAGCTCGCCGTTCACCCACAGCCGCAGCCCCAGCGCCTGCGGGTCCGGGACCTCGTCCGCCGTCACCAGCCACGGGCCGAGCGGGTTGAACGTCTCGCAGTTCTTGCCCTTGTCCCACTGCCCGCCGCGCTCGAGCTGGAACGCCCGCTCCGACACGTCGTGCGCGACCGCGTATCCGGCCACCGCCGCGAGCGCCGCCTCGTCCGAGGCCAGATAGCGCGCCGTGGAGCCGATGACGACCGCCAGCTCCACCTCCCAGTCGGTCCGCTCGCTGCCGCGCGGCACCAGCACCGTGTCGTTCGGGCCGACGACCGTGTCCGGGGCCTTCATGAACAGGATCGGCTCCCGCGGGATCGCGGAACCGGTCTCGGCCGCGTGGTCGTGGTAGTTCAGCCCGATGCACACGATCTTGCCGATACGGGCCACCGGCGGGCCGATCCGCAGCCCTGTCGGGTCCTGTTCCGGCAGGTCACCGGCCTCGGCCGCGGCCCGGATCCGGGCGAGCGCGGCCTCGTCGGCGAGGAGTGCGCCGTCGATGTCCTGGACCAGCCCCGAAAGATCGCGCAGGCTCCCCGACGAGTCCAGCAGCGCCGGGCGCTCCGCCCCCGCCGGTCCGACACGCAGCAGCTTCATCTGACCCAACTCCCGTGGTCGTGGACAACGGTCCAGGGGGACGGCTCCCAGACGTCAAGTTGTTCGATCCTCCAAGAATGAGGTCCACTCCACAAGACCTCGTTCACATACTGGACCGTCACTTGCCGGGCCGCCGTCGCGAAATTTCCTTGACAATTTGGACTAGGCAGACAAAGCAATCGGAGTTACTCTTTTAGTAAGCCTGTGGGGCGAGCGAGGGAGCTTGACCAGGAGATGGCGTTGTGAGGTCTCGTACCTCGGTGACGACCGTCATCGAATGATCAGGCTGAGAGGCCAAAAGGCCGGAAGACCGAAAGGTCGGAAGACCGGATGGCGACCTCCACTACCTGATCCGGACAATGCCGGCGAAGGAAGCCCACCTCGCAGGCGCTGACGTACCCGCGAGGTACCCGAAGCCCAGGTCGATGACCTGGGCTTCTCCGTACGCCCCGCCCCGCCCCGGCGGCCCCGGCCCGTACCGTGGCTCACGCCCCCAGCCCGTGCGCCACCGCGTAGATGCACAGACCCGCCAGCGCGCCGACGACCGTGCCGTTGACCCGGATGAACTGCAGGTCCCGCCCGATGTGGGCCTCGATCTTCCGCGAGGTGTGCTCCGCGTCCCAGCCCTCGACCGTCTCGGTGATCAGCGAGGTGATCTCGTCGCGGTAGGTGGTGACCACATAGACCGCCGCGTCCTCCAGCCAGCCGTCGACCTTGGCCCGCAGCCGCTCGTCCGTCGACATCCGGGCGCCCAGCGACAGGATCGAGGCGCGGACCCGCAGCCTGAGCTCGCTGCGCTCGTCCTCCGCGGCCGCCACGATCATGCTCCGTACGGCGCCCCAGGCCGAGGCGATCAGGTCCTGCACCTCGCCGCGGCCCAGTAGTTCCGACTTGAGCCGCTCCACCCGGGCCCGGGTGTCGGGGTCGGTGCGCAGATCGTCGGCGAAGTCGGCGAGGAAGCGGTCGACCGCACCGCGTGCCGGATGGTCGGGCATGTCCCGTATCTCGGTGACGAAGCGCAGCAGCTCCTTGTAGACGCGCTCGCCGACCTTGCGGTCCACGAACCGCGGCGTCCACCCCGGGGCGCCGCCCGTCACGGCGTCCATCACCGAGTCGCTGTGCAGTACCAGCCAGTCATGGGCCCGTACGCACACCAGGTCCACGACCCGGTGGTGGCCGCCGTCCGCGACGATCTTGTCCAGCATGGTGCCCAGGCCCGGCGCCACCTCCTGCGCGTCCGCGCGGCGGGTGACGGCCTCGCCGACCACGGCCTGGACGTCGGAGTCGCGCAGCACGGTCAGCGCGCCGCGCAGCGCGGTCGCGAGTTCCGCCGTGACCCGGTCCGCGTGCGCGGGCTCGGCGAGCCAGCCGCCCAGCCGGGCGCCGATGCCGACCGCGCGCAGCCGCCGCCGGATCACCTCACCGGACAGGAAGTTCTCGCCGACGAACTCGCCGAGGGCGCCGCCGAACTGGTCCTTCTTCGTCGGGATGATCGCGGTGTGCGGAATGGGCAGGCCCATCGGCCGCCGGAACAGGGCGGTCACGGCGAACCAGTCCGCCAGCGCGCCGACCATCCCGGCCTCGGCGGCGGCCGCCACATAGCCCGCCCAGCCCCCGGCGCCGGCGTTGTCAGCCCAGGTGGCCGCCGCGAACACCAGGGCCACGGCGAGGAGCAGCCCGGTCGCGAAGGCCTTCATGCGGCGCACCCCGCGCCGCCGCTCCTCGTCCGCGGGGCTGTCGGCCGCGAGCCCGCCACCAGGGAGCCCGCCACCGCCACCGGAGACCCCGCCGCCACCGCCCGCGAGCCCGCCACCCGGTCCCGCGAGCCCGCCGCCCGGGAAGCCGCCGTCGGCGGCCGCGTCGCGGGCACCCAGGGGATCCCGCCGCCCAGGGGCCCCATCCGTATTCGTCGGTTCCATCCGCTCCACCCGGTCGCGCCGTCCCCTTCTGCATTGTCCCCACCTGCCCTACTCCCGGAGCGCCGGCGGGGTTCCCGCGTCGTACCGGTCGTGTCACAGGCCCGGCGGCACACCGGCCCCTGCGGCGTCCCGTCACCCCGCTCATGGGATCATGGAGGGCCGATCGGACGGCACCGGCGCCGCCGAACGTGTGTGAGTCCGA
Coding sequences within it:
- a CDS encoding ribosomal protein L7/L12, encoding MDPHLLRTFVAVLDHRSFSAAASALGYTQSAVSQHIAALEADLGTRLVERRPVAPTPAGERLMEHAPALLLRLDVARADIARLHRAHSTRLTLACSPAALGPGVARALAQLHALARPLDLEVRTLGRDAVIEDVLTGRADLGLVDGVAAPSDPLPLPDLGPTTTLAAAEETLAVLFPRDHPLALRGSVRLTDLVQAQWIDAPDTAIPLDRLRAVCRADGFRPRIRHRGTDLHGLAALAAAGHGLAALPLPLAATLGGAAVPVAEARLVHRTELVHPANPTGPARQLADLITDAALPPGHSGEWRLAPLGLREDDPELGRVAELARNGKKVQAIKVYREVTGAGLKEAKDAVDRMA
- a CDS encoding ROK family protein — translated: MRQLHGGDSGDLGANLTVLRGHNAALVLGLLRDAGEEGASRLELAEHTGLTPQAVSKITARLRADGLVAEAGHRPSTGGKPRTVLRLVRGARGAVGLHLDRDRLTAVRTDLTGEPLVVRETPLDLGAGAEAVLDTAVAEVAALLAGGVGNAGDAREAGEAGDTGGTREVRGAGGGTPGAVLGVGVAAPGPLDHVSGVLRRVTGFPGWDGYPLRDALAERLGLPVVLDKDTNAAALGLALRAADVPGAAESFAYLHLGTGLGAGLVLGGAVYRGARTDAGEFGHQVIQLDGPRCGCGNRGCIEALCLAAAAGGDTARAARLLGVGAANLVRLLDIDRVLLGGRTVLADPGPYLHGVREALHEEAARRGGAAVPVAVAGRGGRAVAEGAAQLVLAPLFARRMPAGQAGAGKTA
- a CDS encoding Gfo/Idh/MocA family oxidoreductase, which produces MDGIPGTPLRPGTPLRVGLIGYGLAGSVFHAPLIAATDGLVLDTVVTGDPERQRQALDEHPDVRCAASSDALWDRAEDLDLVVIASPNRTHVPLARTALEAGLPVVVDKPLAATAAEAEGLAALADDRGLLLSAFQNRRWDNDFRTVRRLLADGALGDVHRFESRFERWRPVLKGGWRESGDPAEVGGLLYDLGSHLVDQALTLFGPAASVYAEVDVRRRGAAADDDTFIALTHAGGVRSHLWMSATAAQLGPRFRVLGSEAAYVKYGLDPQEAALRAGARPGGDRPWGVEPESAWGRVGSGDAGEPVATLPGDYPAYYAAVAAALREGGEPPVTAAEAAAALRVLEAARASATTGRTIHLAP
- a CDS encoding fumarylacetoacetate hydrolase family protein, giving the protein MKLLRVGPAGAERPALLDSSGSLRDLSGLVQDIDGALLADEAALARIRAAAEAGDLPEQDPTGLRIGPPVARIGKIVCIGLNYHDHAAETGSAIPREPILFMKAPDTVVGPNDTVLVPRGSERTDWEVELAVVIGSTARYLASDEAALAAVAGYAVAHDVSERAFQLERGGQWDKGKNCETFNPLGPWLVTADEVPDPQALGLRLWVNGELRQDGTTADQIFPVAQVVRYVSQFMTLYPGDVINTGTPAGVAMGHPDPKPYLRAGDVVELEVDGLGRQRQELKPA
- a CDS encoding DUF445 domain-containing protein translates to MEPTNTDGAPGRRDPLGARDAAADGGFPGGGLAGPGGGLAGGGGGVSGGGGGLPGGGLAADSPADEERRRGVRRMKAFATGLLLAVALVFAAATWADNAGAGGWAGYVAAAAEAGMVGALADWFAVTALFRRPMGLPIPHTAIIPTKKDQFGGALGEFVGENFLSGEVIRRRLRAVGIGARLGGWLAEPAHADRVTAELATALRGALTVLRDSDVQAVVGEAVTRRADAQEVAPGLGTMLDKIVADGGHHRVVDLVCVRAHDWLVLHSDSVMDAVTGGAPGWTPRFVDRKVGERVYKELLRFVTEIRDMPDHPARGAVDRFLADFADDLRTDPDTRARVERLKSELLGRGEVQDLIASAWGAVRSMIVAAAEDERSELRLRVRASILSLGARMSTDERLRAKVDGWLEDAAVYVVTTYRDEITSLITETVEGWDAEHTSRKIEAHIGRDLQFIRVNGTVVGALAGLCIYAVAHGLGA